In the Deltaproteobacteria bacterium genome, CCCTCTTCAATCATGGCAATTATAAAATGCTCTACCGAGACATATTCATCTTTAAGGCGCTTAGCCTCATCCTCCGCAGCAACAAGCAATTTGCTCAATCTCTGGGTTACGTAAATCTTACTTGGATCCGCCCCTGGACCGGATACGCTTGGCTTGCGACTTAGCTCCTGGCGCACCGCTTGCTTAAAGGAATCTAAGGGCACATCCATCTTACCTAAAAGCCGAGGAATTAACCCTTCGCCCTGCTCACAAAGCGCTAACAGCAAATGGTCGCCATCTATTTCTACGTGCCCTAGCCGCACAGCTAAGTTCTGCGCCTCTTGCAAAGCTTCTTGTGATTTTTGCGTCAATTTTTCTATGTTCATATAACCTCTTTTACTTGACGATAACCTTAGTTACTTTTTCGCGGATCAAAAGTAGAAGACTCTTGCAGTTTTCTAAATAGTTCCCTTTCTTTTTCGGTTAGCGACTTCGGCACTACAACCTTTAACTCGACAATCATATCTCCACGCTGATTATGCTTCCCCATAAAACCCTTTCCGCGCAAGCGCATCTGTTGCTCGCTTTGAGAACCAGCGGGAATTGTAAGCATGACATCGCCATTTAAAGTCTCTACCGGAACTTTTGCTCCCAACACTGCCTCCCAGGGAGAAATAGACAAAGCTGAAATTATATCGTCCCCACGCAGGCGGAATTTTGAATGCGGAGCAACTTTTACCTTTAAATTAATCCCCACACTACTTTGCCGCCCAGCTTCACCGGCTCCCTTGCCCTTAAGTCGAAGAACTGCGCCGTCTCTAATGCCTGCCGGGAAAGATACATCGTATACCTTTGCTTCTTGACCTGCGCCGCCATGCTGAACGCCTGGCGCAGGAGTAAGAGAAATCCGCTTCTTTGTTCCACGATATGCTTCCTCCAAAGTAAGGGTTATCGTCGCCTCCTGGACTGGCTGCGATGTCGTGTGCGAATAAGGCGATCGCCTACTCCTGGCCCCAGCGGCAGCGCCAGAATCAAAAACAGACTCTCCGCCTCCTCCAAACAGCATATTAAAAAAATCGCTAAATCCGCCTTGCCCACCAAAACCAAAGGACTGCGATTGACCTCCTCCGCCCTTAACATTAAAGCCACCCAAAATATCCTCCCACCCAGGGGGAGCCTGAAAACTCTGCCCTGCCTTAAAATTGGCGCCGAGTTCATTATATTTCTCTCGCTTCTT is a window encoding:
- a CDS encoding J domain-containing protein, which translates into the protein MAVAFQDYYQVLGVSREASQQDITKAFRKLARKYHPDLNKGDKKSEEKFKEINEAYEVLGDSKKREKYNELGANFKAGQSFQAPPGWEDILGGFNVKGGGGQSQSFGFGGQGGFSDFFNMLFGGGGESVFDSGAAAGARSRRSPYSHTTSQPVQEATITLTLEEAYRGTKKRISLTPAPGVQHGGAGQEAKVYDVSFPAGIRDGAVLRLKGKGAGEAGRQSSVGINLKVKVAPHSKFRLRGDDIISALSISPWEAVLGAKVPVETLNGDVMLTIPAGSQSEQQMRLRGKGFMGKHNQRGDMIVELKVVVPKSLTEKERELFRKLQESSTFDPRKSN